The sequence GACGAGGACTTGGCCTCGCTGCGCGACATCATGCGCCGCGCGCTCAAGACGCAGTAGCGCGGCAGCGGCGCCCCAGTCGCTGGGGCGCCCGGACTTCTTTCAGTCCAGCAGGAAGGTGTACGAGTACTTCATCTCCGTGGCCACCGCCTCGCCGCCCTTGATGGCGGGCTTGAAGCGGAAGCGCCGGATGGCGTCGCGCGCGGCCTCGTTGAGGCCGTAGCCGGGCCCGGAGACGACCTTCACCTGCGTCACCTTGCCCTCCGCGTCGATGGCGATGGACAGCGTGACGGTGCCCTCGATGCCCGCGCGGCGCGCCTCGTCCGGGTAGGGAATCTTCACCTCGGACGCGACGGAGGGCTCCGAGTCCACCTGGTACACGGGCACGTACTTCGGCGCGGAGTAGCCCTTCACGTCCTGGGGCGCCTTCGCGGGGCCGTTGGCCTTGCCGTAGGCGGTGTTGCCCACGGGCGCGGCGAAGGAGCCCGCGCTGGTGGTGGACGACATGGTCATGCCCACCACGAGCGGCGGCGGCTTGGCGTTGGGCTCCGGCGGCGGCGTGTCGTTGGGCG comes from Corallococcus macrosporus and encodes:
- a CDS encoding energy transducer TonB, producing the protein MSQAVLDPIPQRDRSTRFLVVFLLVSLALHGVGFGLLSTLEGRKLTPAQKPVEMVMVEVQKPPPPPPPEEKKEEPPPPPPPKVKPVKPPPIKVAEAPKPPPPTEAPPPPNDTPPPEPNAKPPPLVVGMTMSSTTSAGSFAAPVGNTAYGKANGPAKAPQDVKGYSAPKYVPVYQVDSEPSVASEVKIPYPDEARRAGIEGTVTLSIAIDAEGKVTQVKVVSGPGYGLNEAARDAIRRFRFKPAIKGGEAVATEMKYSYTFLLD